The Malaclemys terrapin pileata isolate rMalTer1 chromosome 2, rMalTer1.hap1, whole genome shotgun sequence nucleotide sequence CTGCAGGGGTGCAGTGAGCACTGTGCGGGTGGTGAGTGGGAGCTAGCCCCAAAACtttcccgcagccccctgggGATCCTTGATCCCTGCCTCCCGGGATACAGTGGGTGCAGGCATAAGGGAGCCCACAGGGTGCTGGAGCACACTGCACCCCGGCCATGGGGATGCACTTCACCACTCCACAGCCAGCAGCCGCCAGGCTGGGGTGTATGTTTTTCTTCAAGTACCTTCATTTTATGTCAAACTTCAAACAAACAGAcaagaataaataaaaacccaaccAAAGAAAAACACCATCATTGagcttctcattttaaaaattaagaattgaaaagtttcatttcaatagtttgacagccctggagaccgaTGTCCTACTTCTCTTCATTACAGGTGCACTTGGATATTTTCCTGCCAATGTGACTCGGCCTAGAGCTGGAGAGCCCAATTCTGAGATTAGAAAAAAGCCTTCTCAAACTGCAGTCATTCTACTGAGACAGCCACCAAAGGAGCTCATTATGTGGTTTATGTACTCCTGTGCGCCTTGTGGGCATCTAAGTCCCATCAGTAGCACCCTCACAGTTAGGAAACAGGGTGGGCAGTAGGCTACAGTGTCAACATTATGGGGTGTGGGGTACTAGGCACTTAGGATATGTTTACTTTGACTCtggtctgtgcactgcagtgtggatgccagagccctaggttcaaGCACTGGTCAGAAAATCTTAACCTAGTGTTAAAATGCAATATAGgcgctcaagcccagggttccctgacacaggtcagctgacttgagtcccactaacccGAGGCTGATATTGCTGTGTAAACACAGCCTGAAAACAGACCTGAACCCTAAGTTTCACTTCTGTGTATTGTCAGTTCCTCTGTTGGTTGAACTGAGTGcactgtgtagggtgaccagacagcaaatgtgaaaaatctggacatggggtggggggtaataggagcctatataagaaaaatatagggactgtccctataaaatcaggccatctggtcaccctagtgctgtTTGAATTGCAGATACTGCAGGGGAATTCTTatgatttaattaaaacaactcTGACACCGTGAGGATTTAGAGACTGGCAGGCTTTTGAAAATGGAGGGACTGAGTCTCTCCCTAGCTTTTCTATCTGTTCCAGCCCACCAGCATTTATGACATTTCATGGCTTAGTCACATACCTTGTTCATTCTGAAAGGTTGTTCCTTTGTAAATCCATCCTTAAATTTCTTTGCCCAGTTTCCTTTGAAGTAGAGGGCATTGACTAGCACCAGTTTGGTGAGTGAATCAACAGAGTTGACAGGCAATAGCGCCTGGATTTTACCTTTAGGAAATAGTGAGACAGTCATATATTTGTGTAGCTTTTCTGCTTGGAGTAAATTTAGGAACTgagttttggaaaatgtgctattGAGATCATACTTGTAGGGCAGCTTCCTGTCTTAAGAGACTATTGTGAAATATCCTCAAACATTGGGCTGGGCTCTGTGGTCCCCTTCAGTGACTTTGCCCTACTCAGGCTTCCTCTTGCTAGTAATAACCCCGATTGATAGTCTTAATCTAGATTCCTCCCATTGACAGAGAAAGAAGactgaagaaaaaaaggaagaggtggggatgtgtcaaaataaaaaaaaatccagtgtggcCTCCAAGAGAGGAAACTAATTTTTGCGTGAGGCTTATAGATACTACTGTGGTGAGTATGGCCTACACGTGATAAAAGTACAGTATAAAGATATAAGAGGCTCATAGTTTATCTCTCAGGCTGCAGAATCTCACCCTGGTGCTGAAACATCTTCACCCCTTTCTATTTTTGGAGGAGAAAAGGCCTACAAACTTCTCTGAGGAGTTTCAGCAGAATGTACCCTTTCTGTCATACTGTTTCATGACACTATTTATAACAGAAAATGAACCCCCCGAACACATTGCATGGAATCCCATCAAAATGAAACACATTTTGCTATGTAAGTATTTGTATCAGGTCAAACACTGTGGTATCTTATTGCCTTCAAACACATGAAGGTTAAATTgttataataaatatttgtgcAAATGGAAAGCAATAGTCATCAGTGTTTTTCCTTGTGGTGCGAGTAGTGTTATAACTGAAAGGGAATGTcaacattttctctctcccctcataAACAATTTAGGGTAGGAAAATACATGATGTCTCTTTGTAAATGGTAAAAGAACAGTCCTGAGCTCACCTTCAGTCTGGCATTCAACACTGGAATTGATTTCTCTTCTGACTTCTTCTGCTGCTCCCATGAAATCAACAGCTTGTGGCTCTGTGTGGTAATATTTTTTAATCGATTGTAAATATTCCTTCAAGGCAAGAGAGAGACAAGTCTTACATATTATTTAGCAATATATCTGTGCCAACTACTGCCAAATAGAAAAGAGAGTTCATGTTATGACACAGTTTACTAGGAGCATAAAGCTCTGTCTTCAGAGAAGCAAAATGTTTTTAGTTATATATGTTATCAATCATTTACTCATCTATGAATGTTCATGTATAGATACAGTCCAGTccagaaaagcaaataaaaagaataccTGTAATCTTGATATGAGTATCTATAAAGTCAGTGAGAAATAAATCTTAAAGGATAATAAACCATTTTGCAgatgtaattaaaatatttgcatttaggTCTTGTATGGTTTGTTGTCATAGACCAATCATAAAGATGAATTGTATCCCCATTACACAGATAGATGAACTGCTTCACTTACTTTATTGAAAAGTGATGATTTTTCTCCATATATCTGGTTGACACTTTTAAGCATGTAATTTTTAGTGGGTTGGTTAATTTCAGAGCTAAGTGCCTGAAACCCTGCATGGATGTTGCTTGAGTTCTCCAGATTGGCCTTGAAAGAAGGAAGAAATATTCTGGTTATTTATCTGCGATTCTAAGAAAGTGATTCAGAACTTCTAATATCATATATTGCACATAGCTCCACTGGTGACAGTTGCATGTAATATCCTGTACAGTTACTCAAGTAATTTTTTGTGAACTGTGTGTTGATATGAATGAGGGGCACTAAACCTATCAATAAAATCTCCACACAGTGGATACACCATAGACAGTGTGAGCAAGAGGGAGCTCTgtaatacactgaaatataaagtTATCTAgagaaattattaaaaaacaaagcataCGCACAGAGACAGTGATAGTACAGTTTCTGCACAATGCCTGGAGATTTAGCTATGTGATGCCCATTAGCATTTATGAAAGTCCTATAACCAAAAATTCCTATATATCACATTGAAAGTTGGCCCCAAATGTGTAGAACTAGTGATTCCAATATTGGCTGATAGTGTTAGTTTGAAAACTGTTTGTATTGTTGCACATGAAGCAGGTAAAATTATGATGTCAACTTATTTAAGGAAGTTAAGCAGGAAGTCAGTAATTTTGGGCACAGTGCAAGGTGCTTATTACCTATGAAAATTTCGAATATATGAAGATAAGAATagccacactggatcagagcaatgatccatctagcccaggatcctggctttggacagtggccagtgccagatgcttcagaaggaatcaACAGAATGTaacgagtgatccatcccctgtcatccagtcccagcttctggcagtcagaggcttagggaaacccagagcatggggtcatGTCTcttaccatcttggctaatagccattgatggacctatccgctatcctccatgaacttatctaagtcttttttgaacccagttatatttttggccttcacaacatcccctggcaacaagttccacaggttgactgtgtgctgtctaaagaagtacttccttatgtttgttttaaacctgccgtgTATTAATCTCATTGGGTAACTCCTGGTTCTTGGGAtctgtgaagaggtaaataacatttccttattcattttctccacaccattcatgattttaaggggctctatcatatccccccaccctccccagccaTCTCTTTTCCCAGATGAACTGtctctgtctttttaatctccccttttatagaagctgttccatacccttaagcatttttgttgccattctctttCGCTTTATCTCTGGCATTATGTAAtttcctgtcttattatctatcccattcCCATTGGTTTCtaacattgtttttttttcactgtctctactgagcagatgttttcagagaactagccacaagaTCCCTTTCATgaatgataacagctaatttagacaccatcattttctatgtacACCTGGGATTAGTTTtctgatgtgcattactttgtatttctcaacattgaatttcatctgccattttcttgctcagtcacccagttttgtgagatcctttgcagtcagctttgaacgctattatcttgaataattttgtattgtctgcaaacttactctccccccctttcccctcccccggataatttataaatatgttgaatagcactggtcccaatacagatcctcAGGTgacccgctatttacctctctccactgtgaaaactgacagtttattcctacccttcgtttcctgtctttttaaccagttactgttttatgagagaaccttccctcttatcccacggctgcttactttgcataagagcctttgctgagcaactttgtcaaaggctttcggAGAgcccaagtatactatatccactgaatcacccttatccacatgttgttgaccccctcaaaaaattctaatagattggtgaggcatgatatccttttacaaaagctgtgttgactcttccaacATATTGCATCTGATCATTCTGTTTTTTagtataatttcaaccaattggcctggtactgaagttaggtctgtaattgccaggatcacctctggagtctttttaaaaaatgctattgaGGGAAAAGTACAGGAAATACAATCCATTAAACTTACTATAGAAAATAAATTAGAGAAATAAAGATTGTATCAGTGTTCAAAAACTGCAGGGTGTCTCAGAATTTGGGATCATAGTACATTCATATCCTACAAGCATATGACAGTGAAGGATGTATGAAACAATTTGAAATTTCTAAACACACAGGAAGTTCCCTCAACCCCACTTGCAGCACTTCCATAATCTCAAAATGATGATATCTTGTTGCAAACGGTATGAGCTCTGATTGCTAACAGAGAGGGAGCAGTTAGAGCTAGACACTGGGCTTTATGCCAGTCTGTATGGTGAGCTCCTACTGGCAGAAAGTAAACCCCTTCTCCACTAGTGGGGTCTTTGGCTTGTCAGCAGAGCCCTAAAGGTGGGTGGTGTTGGCTAGGAAGAGTTTGGCTGTCAAATGCGCTGGTTAATTAACACTCTTGACCATCATCCGCTGTCAGGTCTTTTGTATAGCCAGCCACACTTTACAGGTGCTGAACTGTAGGGTAGGGAATTAGTGAAAAGACCATCTCTCCTCCACCATTGGGGAATCCTACCAGAGATGCAGCAGGGGCGGAGAGGATTGTGATTTGCTCTCCCTTGCACCAAAAATGATGACTCAAGCACTCTCTATCTAACACTAGATAGACTGATAAAGGACTGATAAAGGACTTTTCAGGGTGCCATAGAAATATTCTCTAACATGATTTTTATGCCCATTTACACCCAGCAGAATAATTTGATCTAACATTTCAGCACAGCAGTGTATTTCTTTAGCATTGTCATGGGGAAAATCCCTCCCTCTCAAACTCTCACAGGCATGTCTCTTGTGTGAGCCAATAATATCTTAATTTCACCCAGCACTGCATTTACATGTGTGAGAGCAGCCTTGATGCTGTTGTAAGCAGGGATCATGTCTTTAAGAGTGCAGAGCACACTTTAATATTCAATAGCTAGAAatttaacaataacaaaaaagggaaaacccacaaatttaaaaaagagaaaggcAAAGAACCACAGAGAATGGTCACAACTCTGCGGAGTCCCTCAAATGAGGAAATACAAGTCACACCTTTTGCAATTTACATAAAAGGGAAGGATGTCTCTCTTGTTGTATCAGGGACAATATTACAGGAGGAAACCTCTCAGAATACCATACTCATTCATTGTGTACATTTAACAGGAGAAAGGCAAACCAAAGTGAATTCAAACATGGAAGGAAAGGCAGTCTAAAAAAGACTATATTAAGTTATAAAAGTTATATGCCTATAACTTGGACACCTTAGACATACCTTTTTAACACTGATACATGGATTTGATAGAAGCTCCTCCATTTTGGAATAGGCTCGTCGTGGTTTTACGGTTGTGATGTCAACTCCAGCTCCTCCAACTTTGTTAAAGTGAAGCACCTACAATGAGAATTGCAAACAGAatagaagcagtgagagatagaTCACTTGATATGTAAGATCTTATGGTTAAAGCAGAAGACTTGGGATCAGGAGACCTGGATCTTGGTTCTGTTCTTGCCTCTGCCCCAACTAGGCTAGTCACTTAGGGTACGGCTAGACAGCAGTTAATCACCTGTGGTTGGTGGGGTCAGCTCACTTGGGCTTGCACAGCTTGGGcttcagggctgtaaaattgaaGTGTAGCCattggggcttgggctggagcctgagctctgggagggtCCCTGTGAGGGGGAAGGATCCCAGAGCACGGGCTCCAGTCCGAGCTTGAaggggtcttttattccagtttcTGCCTGACTGAATAGTGTGTGGAACACTACCTTTAGCCCTCCTATTAGCATCTTGTAAACACCCGAGCTACCAATTTTCTCGAAACGAGAAGTATAGCTGCACCATCCAAAATATGTAACAAGCTAGCATGTGTGTGCGTCAGTAAAGTGCTATGCAGCATTGGGGGCGGGAGGGTTAAGCCTTAGCGCCAGGAGCAGATGGTTTAAGGGGAATGAGATATGCTTGGTGAAAAGAGTCGTTGACCTCAGGGgcagaggaggtgaggggtgttCGTGTCTGAGCTACGTGGAGTCTGGGGGAGGTCCTTGCCCCTTGTAGGAGGGAGGGTTGGGAAGGCAGGCCTctcagagggggagggagagggcagaaCTTTAAGCACAGTGAGAGGGCAGTGCACCTCAAAGACCACAACTAGCATACCTGTCTCTCTCTATGATCCCAGCCACAGTCCtcttgtaataattgggcctccCAAATtatcctaattgtgagctcaactgtgaaaagtgagtgaGAGCTTGTaaagtgtcacaataacctataacaacagATGTTGATAGGAAAAgttgcaaaagggagacagactgaattactCGCAACAAAAAGGCCCATGTCTGCAACttaaggactgtgttaagatcttGCCTCGAAAACAAGAAAAGCTGGGGACTGGAAATCACTGGACCAAAACTGGTGTGTCGGATCTTAACTGgcaaacaaaataatgagggatgGGGCATAGACAGCTCATGCCTGATGATACTGTGGGTGGGGCACACAATGTAAAGGGGGGGCACATGACCACTCCATGTGTCGCCTCTGGGAAGAAGTtcaagccccacctccctgggccagAGCAGCCAATCCTGCCAGCTCCTGGGAGTCTGGGGACACAGGAACGGGTAGCACAAGCTGGAGTCCTGTCCTCCCCGCATTACGTTTCCGGCCCATTTGGCCCCTGTCCCCggcagctgggcccaggcagggaTCGGATTTGGGGGGGCTGCTGCcactgcctccccagccaggttCTCATGCAGACAGTGATCCTGAGtggagtcagctggcatgagaaGTGGCTCCATtccctcagctccctgcctggcccGGGCGATTGGGGGAGGGGCCCAGTGAGCTGGAAGTGCCCAGGGAGAGGTACAGCAAGAGAAGGACAGAGCCGCCCTCCCTTGGTGGCAGGCCGAACAGAGCAAGCCCTGCATGGGCAGCTTGGCACTCGCCAAAatcggggaagggggggaggggacagcactTGCCTCTGCATGCCCCTGCCCCTCGCTACGCTTCGCCTATGGGATGGGGTAGACCACCCTTCAGTCCCTCTTAGGGTTCTTAAAAGAAAAGAgcctttgggactgggaggggaaggcagaTGGATGTGATTGGTGACTGACTGAAAgacaagagaaggggaaaaagtgAATGTCACCATTACAGCTGCCACCCCTctgtctcctgggaccccaggatCTAGCATGACACCATTGTGCCTTTTTCTTCCTAATCtcgagagatgtcctgaccagactgggccaagAAAGGGGACCCAAGTGACCTCGCCAcctgctccagctgaatcccaaacaccacctaaGATGTAAGACTGCCTCTTTCTCACCCCCCCCTTCACACTCACACTCTttttgtgtccttttccttctccacctTATTTCTGTTCTGGCCAGTCAGGACTGTatgttttgcaacactgctgtaagacTGAGGCCagaaaggcagctaaaagcaatgcccaaAACAGCCTGATACTTGTACAAGTCTCCAAGTGGCTGACAAGATCATGagctgtgcctgtgtttctccagcagtgaggtttCAAGTGAGAGTCAaagccagagacagaagctgcattttctatctttgatgttcttttctttccccttttgtttgtcttgttttgtcttctaggaaagaGGATTATACTTTAACAACAACGGCAAcaatgacagctccagcccatctcagcaaacttcttctcttttccccagacAGAcaattagggcatgtctacactgctgtgaTCACTCTCTTGTCAATTCAGGCACTTCACTGGAATGAGAAGATTAAGGGAATTTGACCAGAGAACGGATCCTGTCGACCCAGCACGGTGTAGACACCGCTGTAAGACGATCTAAGGTACCTCaattccagctacattattcacatatctggagttgcgtaacttaggtcaacttaccccccgtagtgtagacaacaCCTTGGTGTCATTTTTAACACCATTTAAAAGGCTGTCAGACTAGGGGAGGTTCTGTCTTCGGctaaagggaaagaaaacaagggatgctgttaaaataaaagcctttttaaatatattaactattgtttcttcttttctgtatctttaataaaaagtttaaaggATTTTTAGTGGTGTGTTTGCCCTGGTACCAGGCTGGCTGtggtctctgtataccaacctCCAAACcttgttttaaattgtttgatGTTGGACAGCGACAGAATCATGTTAACAGATTTGACTCTTTCGGCCtctatatattccatctaaattaatacaacagtccCTCACCCACATCAGTAAGCACCAGCTGTTGTACAACGCATGTTACTCAATAGTAGTGGCATTTCTCAAAAGCTGACATTCTCTGTAGTCCCAACTTACCTTTGCCATCTGATCTGCAGTGTTACCTTTGGCTCCAAGGTACACAGTGGCCAGGGTAGTTGAAATACTCCAAGGGGAAAACAAGATATTTGTGTTGGTTTGTGTCTTACACTCATGTTTGAAAAGGTCGAGGGCAAAACCAGTGTTTGCCACATTCAGAGATTCCATTATTTGAAACCTGGaaagtgaaagaaaagaaaatacatctccAGCTGGCAGCTCATTGCGTAATACTGGTGATTGCTGCCCAACCCTATTTCCTACTGAAGAAATTAAAGTGATTTGAAAGTTTCTGAGGTGCAGCTACCCTGAGAGCTAAGTTTTTCAGTGCAGGCAGCTAAATAGTCATTTGGACCTTAGTATGTGCTACGTGTCTGTGTTAAAACACATTTCCCTCACTTCAGTTATTTCATAGAGACCCTTCTACAGTATGTGTTAAGCCTTTTCTTTTCAAAAGGCCTCTGATAGAGgatattgattttatttatagATGTGACCCAAAGataccttgtggcaatgagttctgcTGGCTTTTTCCGCGTTGTGTATAGTATTTTGTTTTGAACTGAAGGAAGCTCTGGAAGTTGAAGGAACACATTTTAGTCTCTCAGGAGTCTATGGGCTGCTCACTTCAACCATCTgctatctgtaaaaagcaacagggggtcctgtggcacctttaagactaacagaagtattgctcccaatacttctgttagtcttaaaggtgccacaggaccctctgttgctttttacagattcagactaacacggctactcctctgataccaTCTGGTATCTGTTATTCATGGTATATGATTGGCCATCTAAGTTGCATGTAATTTTCTATTCCTTGATTACATAGTGTATAGTGAAATAGGTTGATGCACACAGAACAGCTCCTTTTTTTATAAcagagggaagaaggagaacttAATGAAACTGAATGGTAATAAATTTAAAGTAATAAAGGAAAaatctttacacaatgcacaaaTTTACCCATGGAGTTCATTACCACAGGTACCATTGAGTCATCAAGAACTTAGTAGGATTCAAGAGAGAATTAGATGGTTATATGGCTAATGAGAACATTAAATAGCTACTTTAGCTACGATAAAATATTATGAGGGTTAACCCCTCATGGGTCATTGCATATGCCTGCAACTAACTGGGTTAGGAAGAAGCTTCCTCTTTTGCAAGTTATTCCATAGTTGCCACCGTGGGACTTcttgtgccttcctctgcagcatctggtatTAGCCACGGCTacagacaggatactagactaaaTGAACCCCTGATACAATTGTTTGGGGCAATTCCAATGTTCCTGTTTGTGCAAACAAAAGCCCTTTGACTTGGATGTTTGTAAAGAGTGAATAAATCAGAAACAAACCTGGTCAAATTGACCAACCATTCAGAATGTTTCTGAACACTTTGCTATATTCAGTGAGCTAGACTGCCAACTACTATATGTCAAATACCATGTATTCCTTTCTTGTCTTTCAAAAATCTCCTGAAATCCTATCCCTTCTGAGAAACATTCCGGCTGTAACAATCTGTAATCACTCTGACTtattcagtattttatttttctgaatggTACTCATGCATACTATTAGATTtccagctcttcagggcaaggattcCTTTTGGtgtctgtgtggggaggaggtagattacaaatatatgcactattattatttattatttgtattactttttGCAGCCCCAGATATGGAGCAGGGACCCCATTGAGCTAGCTACAGCGCAAATGCTGAAAAAGACAGTCCATGCCCCAGACAGTTTACAATCTAGGTAAGTACTATTTTGATGTAATTAATAACACTCGAATACAGTAACTTTAATATATACACAGGTCCATACTCTGCCCCAATTAACACATCACTCAGTGGAGTTGCATAAAATATAagtaggcttggaaagattagatttttatcagtaaacattgatttcaccgtactcacaaactgatgaaaaaaatatttccatcgatccTAATCAAAATTCCACGTactcaaagtaagaaaaatgctgcttgggaaCACATTAGTGATTTATACTTTTGAATTAGGCTTGATACAAATGAACTACAAAAGGAATAGTAAAAATAGGTATGGCttgttgatttaagaatatttactttgtatattttgatgttgacagtttgtgtatTTAACAGTTTAGAAAGCTTTAACATTTGagtctcaacatctactgtcatgaAAAAATtgtctgacacacacaccccaatttcACTCAACAGTGACAATTTAAATCCATGTAAATctaaaaaatactgaaaaatggacattgatattatccaacaaaatttaaaaaaacaacaacctaatTCTGCCAAGTCTAAATGTAAATCACAACAGAATTTGACCTTCTTGTTTATTTTTCTGTAAGAGATTAAAGTTAACTCTCTCTTCTAGACAGTATCTGCTGTCTTGTTAAAATATGTTCCTTATTACATTGCTTCCATCCAAAGTCCCTCCACGTATACTTTCTATGCATTTACCAACACCACAGTATATCCATGAGAATGAAAATGTGGAACCTATGGAAATAATTACAATACCTTGTTTTGCTCAAGGATGAAGTCTTGCACTCAGTGTCTTTCTTGGGTTTGCTACAATTCACACACATGGTAGGCTGAATATATAGTGTTTCTTTCACCCCTCCCACAGAAAGATTTCCAATGACTCAGAATGTTGCAGTTTAGTTTTGCTGAAAGGGAATATCTCTATGGAAGCACTGAACCATCCCATAAGAGCTGGACGTAAAGGGATGGTGGGAATGATCTCATGTACAGGACTGGCTGCCACATTGTTACTACAGGCATTTCATGGGAGCAGGCTAGTAATGACTTGAACCAGCACTACTTGAAACAACTTTTGCTTTGTAATGTGTCGATTTCCACATAATGCAGTATCTGATCGCTTTCTCCCATGAGGTCATCAGTTAATGACCTGcaagggagggagatggagaaaGGCCTTGTGCCCTTTTTACTGCTCCATAATGTGTGAAAAATACGTGGGAGGGTGCTTGTCACGGGGTTCAGgggaatatatatattataaatatttcagGTTTGTCTACTTATTGCAGGAGTAGAACTAATGAAATTATAACATCCTAAGAGAGACAAGGGACAGAGGTTGCTGAACAA carries:
- the LOC128831731 gene encoding serpin B10-like, giving the protein MCVNCSKPKKDTECKTSSLSKTRFQIMESLNVANTGFALDLFKHECKTQTNTNILFSPWSISTTLATVYLGAKGNTADQMAKVLHFNKVGGAGVDITTVKPRRAYSKMEELLSNPCISVKKANLENSSNIHAGFQALSSEINQPTKNYMLKSVNQIYGEKSSLFNKEYLQSIKKYYHTEPQAVDFMGAAEEVRREINSSVECQTEGKIQALLPVNSVDSLTKLVLVNALYFKGNWAKKFKDGFTKEQPFRMNKNTTKPVQMMFQREKFNWTYIKTVHTHIIELPYVNNDLSMLILLPDDISDDTTGLEMLERDLTYETLSRWTSSEMMEKMDVDVYLPRIKMEESYDLKSTLSSMGMRDAFSQDRADFRGMSEKNNLVLSNVFHQCFVEINEEGTEAAAASVASMTSRSLISAIQFAADHPFLFFIRHNKTKTILFFGRFCSP